GTCGCAGTCGAAGTCGAACCAGTAGTACTGCCGGTCGGTGACCAGGATCGTGCGCGAGAAGGTCTCGCAGTCCTCGGTGGCCTGGAACTGCTGGCCAGGATCCGCGCGCAGCGCGGTCTCGCGACCGTGAAAATCGGGCTCGGGGTAGTTGGCGTTGTGGTCCCAGATGCCCTCGTAGGCGAGCTGGGCCGTGAACGCGGTGTTGAGGCTCGGGTACTCGTCGAGTAGCTGCTTCCCGAGCATGCCGCGATTGGCGTCCGGGGCATTGATGTATCCGTCGTAAGCGGCGCGATAGGACCTGCCGAGCAGAACGGTTCCGCGGTCCACGGCCACGCCGATCGTGACCAGGATGGACTGGCCGTTCTTGACGTGCAGCCAGGGCCCCACGGAGCACCACTGCACCTGATCGCCCTTCTGGTCGCCCGGGTCGGCCGTGATCAGGCCCACCTTCGGATTGGTCTGGTCGGTCTCGACGTTCTGCAGGCTCGACATGAACTCGAACCGCTGCTGGTCGATGGCCGGATTGCCGCCCTGACCGTACGGCGTGCCGCTGGTGAACGAGCGGAAGGCGCGGAATTGAACGCGCCGCGGCCCGTCGAGGCCGAGCGGATCCAGGGTGTAGCCGAACAGCAGGAAGGACGGCAGACCGGTGGTGCGATTGTCGTCACCGTTGTCGTCGCCGATCGAGAAACCGTTCACGCGGATGGTGTCGCGGGGGCACAGCGCGGAGTCGCTCGAGACCGCGAGGCCGGGCGCGTGCGGAAACTGACTGCGGTTGTCGCGCACCTGCCCGCCCTGGGTGAAATCGTAAATGAACCAGCCCTGTGGATAGCCGGGGATGTCCTGATCGTCCTGGAAGTAGTTCGACACCACCACCGGGCCGGAATCGAAGTCCACCAGCCAGCCCACGAACAAGCTGTCGATCACGTTCCCCGAAACGTTGATGATGTTGTACTCGACCACGTTGAAATTGGTGAGATTCGGCGAGGTCAGCGAGTAGGCCCACGCCTTCTGCTCGACCCGCAGCCCGAGCGGCACGTGCTGCTCGCGCACGTTCGAGGTGAGCGACTGGAGCGAGAAGTCGGTCATGACGCACGAGAACATCTGCTGGCCGACCGCCGCGTAATCCTCGTCGATCCTGCCGTCGCCGTCGTTGTCACGCCCGTCGAGGAAGTCCTCGTCCACCTTGCCGTCTGCGTCGTCGTCCTGGAACCGATTGCCGCCGACGATTCCTTCGTACGCCGTGTAGATCTTGTCCTCGGCGTCGAGCGACGGGGGCCGCCATTCGGGGAAATAGGTCACGCGGCGGATCAGCTGGCCGTTCTCGATCTCGACGCCGCCGATCGCCAGCGCGATGGCGTTGAGATACTCGACGCCCGACTGCCCGGGCCACTGGCCTGAAGGATCGCTCGAAGTGGTGAAGGGATTGCCAATGATGCCGTAGTTGGTCACCTTCATCACCAGATTGCCGGCCTTGAGCACCGCTCCCGGCCCGAAGATGTCGGGCAGGGCGTTGGGCTGCGGCCGTTCCTTCAACGAGTGCTGAAACATCTCGGTGTAGACCTGATTCAGCTCGTCGTTGACGGCATCATCGGTCCCGCCGAGGTATTTCTTGCCCGGCAGCTCCGCGCCCGCCGAAAGGCCTGGCGTGGCCGGAAGCGCGAACACTGTCGCGATCCCGAGTGCAACGATGATTCTCGCGAGTCCTTTCATGGCTCCCCGTGGTCTCGGTCGGATCAGAAGCTCACGCTGACGCCGAGACGTACATTTCGGCCTTCGTCGAACACACGCGGATCGTGCACCGGCACCCAGTCGTCAACGTTGTCGCCGTTGATGTCCTGGAGGTAGGCGCCTCCCGCCCGGCCCGTTTCGGTGTAGTAGATGAGGTAGTCAGAACCACCCGCCCGGTCGACGTTGTTGTTGGGGAACGAATTCTGAGTCAGGGACAGGATGGTGGTGGCGTTGAGCACGTTGCGCGCGTCGAAGAACAGCGTCACGTTCTGGCCCCAGATCTTGTAGTACTTGTCGCCGTCGACCGTGAGCCGCGAGACCGAGGGCTGGCGGCGCGAATTGTCCAGCGACGGGTCCGGCTTGCGATCGTTCCGGAAGGTCGGCGTGAACGGGAAGCCCGAGCCGTACGACCACAGCATCCGGAATCCCCACTTGCCTGGATCCCTCACCACGCCCTGAAGGCTGAGCGTGTTCCTCTGATCCCAGTCGAGCGGCTGCTCGGAGATCGGGAGATAGAGCTGGCCGCCGTTGAAGAACTGGAGAGCCGCGGTCGGATCCGACGCGACGCCGGTCGCGATCTGGTACGAGTAGTTGATCTCGGCCGAGAACTTGTGGCTGAAGCTCTTGCTGATGCTGGCCTCGAATCCGCGCGCGCTGGCGTAATCGCCGTTGAAAAACACGTTGACCAGATTTCCGAACTGATCGCGCTCCTGCCGCACCGTGATCAGACCGTAGATGTCCTTGAAGAACACCGAGAACTGGCCCGACACGTCGCGTGAGAACAGGTGCTGCACGCCCGCCTGGTACGAGATGTTGGTTTCGGGCTCGAGATCGGGATTGCCGCGGGTATTGACGCTGGCGTCGATCTCGCGATTCTGGAAGATCACCGCGCGCGACGGAGTCTGATAGGTCCAGCCGTAATGGAAGCTCAGCACATCCTTGTCGGAAATCGGGTAGGCGATGCCGAGCCGCGGGCTCAGCTGCTGCTTGTAGCGTTTTCCGCTGGCCAGATCGGCGTCGGCAATCTGCGGGCCCGGGGTGAACATGTCGTAGCGCAAACCGGCGTTCAACACCAGACCTTCGAACTCCCACCGGTCCTGAACATAGGCAGCGCCCTCGGGGTTGTAGTTCAGAAAGTCCGAGCGCGACTGTCCGGGCAGTCCATTGGCTTCCAGGTTCGGGCCGTTCAAGGTCAGGTTGCGCACCATGTTGTACTTGGCCTCGATGCCGGTCTTGATGGTGTGGTTCTTCCATCGCCGGCTCGAGAAGTCGCTCTTCAGCTCCGACGTCGAGGACTCGTTGAGCGACCAGACCGGGAAGTCCCCGTGGGTCGCGTAGTACGGATTGTTCTCGGTCCCCGGCGAAATGTTCCCGTTCCAGAAGAACGGCGTCTGGGTGTCGTACTCCCAGGGCTGGAGTCCGCGCACCGAGGTCTGGGTGTTGAACGACAGCGTCGAGAGCCGCGTCGACAGCACGCTCTTGTCGGAAATCTGGTTGGTCCACACCGCGGTGTATTGCCGGTAGCGATCGTCGGTGGTCGGCACGTGATCCGGCATGTTCATGGGCATGAACGTGCTGTCGTCCTTGGTGAACGACCAGGTGCCGTACCGAGGCGTGAGCGCGCCGGTACCCGGCGTGGTGTCGTAGGTCACCTTCACGAAACCCTCGCGGCTCCACATGTGATTGTAGGGCGTGAAGATGTTCCGGTTGTTCACGGTCTCGAGCGTGACCTTGTTCTTCGAATTCAAGCGATAGGCAAGCTTGAAATTGGTATTGACGGTATTGCTCTGTCGGTTTCCGAAGCGGAGGAAATCGAGCAGCGTCGCGCTCGGGCGCGTCATCGAGCTCTTCAGGTACGTGTCGGAGAACGTTCCTTCGTAGGTCGCGAAGTAGGTCAGGTTCCGGATCGGGGTCGGCCCGCCGAATCCGAAGGTGAACCGGTCGAAGTTGTCGTAGGTCTTGGTCGGATCGCCGTAGCGGTCGGTGTCCCAGCGAATGTCGCCGCCGAAGCGATCGGTGCCCTCCTTGGTGCTGACGTTGACCACCCCCGAAAGCGCATTGCCGTACTCGGCGTCGAATCCGCCCGAGAGCACGTCGGTGCCGGCGACCGCCAGCGTCGCGATGTTGGCGCCTCGCCCGGACAGCGGATCGGAAACTTCGACGCCATCGAACTGGAACTTCACTTCGCCCGCGCGGCCCCCGCGGAAGTGAAGGTCGCCTCCCATCGCCACCACACCGGCCTTGGTCGCGATCGCCTGGTTGAGGTTGTCGACGGGCAGTTCCTTGAGCTTCTCAGCCGAGATCGTCTGTTTGGTGGTCGAGGACTTGGTATCGATGCGCTTTTCCGCGCGTACTTCGATTTCCTCGATCTGCTTGACGACCTTGGTCTCACCAACCGAGAAGGTGACGGTCGCGGTCTGTCCGGCGTTCACCTGAATCGTCTGCACCTGCTTGTCGTAGCCGATCGGCTCGGCCTGAATCTGCCAGCTGCCCACCGGCACGCCGGGAATGCTGAAGGCGCCATTCTCGTCGGTCAGGGCGCCGAGCCTCGGGCCGCCGAGGATCTTCACGTTCGCGTAAGGGATCGGGTCCTTCCCGTTCTGCAACACCTTGCCGACGATCTTGCCGGTCGGGCCAGTCGTCGGGGCTGGGGGCGGAGTGGCAGGGGGAGCCGGGGCCGTTCCCTGACCGCGGACGGGGGAAGCGAGCAGGGCAAAGCCCAAGACCGCCAACCACGCTGCCCTTGAGTACCTGCCGGTTCTCGACATGCCGAAGAGTTCCCTCATCTGGACCATCGACATTGCCCTCTCGGGTGAAACACTCGTGGCACCTTGCCAAGGCCAATGTCGCATGTCAACGAATTTCAATATCCAAGTCCTTTTGGGCCCGCCGGTTAAGCCCGATGATGCGGACTCGACCGCGACCCTTGGACCCGACGATGAGCGGGGCGTAGCAAGAGCAGGCAGGCGTCTGCTGAGGGGAGCGGGTTCCTCGCTCGAACCGGAGGCATCAGGAGGGAAAATCCACAAACGGCGCGATGCCGAACGCCCAGTCGCAGCTAATATCGGCTGAAGTAGTCCTTCTGTCAAGCCCTGATTCGCCACGCGGAAGGATTTTCTTCGGCGCCCGGGGGCTCAGAAGTCCCATCGCAACCGCATCGAGAGCTGAGTGGCCTCACTCTGGGGATTGACGGGCGAGCCGTAGTTCGCCGCACCCCACCCGAGCGCCGCACCGAGGTCGAACTTCCAGCTGGACGCCGGAGGGTAGAGACCGAGCCCGAGCGTCACGGTGTTGGCGAAGTTCTCGTTGGCCTGGGTGTTCACGTCCAGGTCTCCCGCGCGGTAGATGTAGCCCACCCGCCCCATGAGCACCGGGGTGATCGCGATCTCGGAGCCCGCGCGTGCGTCCCAGGCCTTCCCCAGCGTGCCGGTCGAGATCCGCGGCAGCCCCAGGACCTCATCGGCGTACGAACCCTGGCTGGTCACGGCGTCCAGCTTGCTCTGGATGTAGTGGTATTCAGCACCGGTGACCCAGTGGCGTCCGGGTGCCCGCCAGCTCAGGCCGCCCGAAGCTTCCCACCCGCGTTCCGCGCGCTCGGACGCCAGGATCTCGGCGGGCAACATCAAGGTGTCTCCGGTGGCTTCCTGGTCGTAGATCTGGGCGCGAAAGACATTGAACGAGGTCGGGTCGCTGAGCGCCGCGGGAGTCACGTTGGTCTTGCGGTAGAGGGTGCCACCGCTTCCACCCAGTTCCCACGCACCCATGGGCACGCGCAGGCGGGCACGCAGCCGGCTTCCCTCCTCCTTCCGTTTGAACAGATTCCCGCGGCTCGAAAGCGCGGGTCGCGACGGACCGGGCCCACCGGAGGGCGAAATCGAGAACACCCAGCTCGCGTCGCTCGAGCTGGACCAGATCTGGCCGTCGATGCCCCACTGCGCCGACTTGCCGAGTTTGCCGATCAGCGTCGATTGTCCGAGATACAGTGGCCGGGACTCCTCGGTCTCGCTGGTGTAGCGGTCTCCATCATTGGAACCCTTGATCAGCTCCGAGGTGATGTCGCCCCCCACCGCCCAGGTGAGCCAGGGGGTGGCGCGCAGCGCGACCGAGGCTCCGCCCCCCAGCTGCTTCACGAAATAGTCGTCGGGCGTGAAGAAGTCTGGCGGGCCAAGCAGCGTTCCTTCCTTGTCGATGTAGCTGCCCGCGGCGTTTCGGACCCTGAGCCGATAGTCGTCGTGGACATTGTTGATCCCGAAGATGCCGCGGATCGCATAGACCATCCGGTCGCTCAAGACGTAGGGCATCGGGCCCGTGATCACCGGCATCCCGGCTGGATTCGACACCATGTCGCGCTGCTCGGTGGTCGCGTCGTAGGGAGTGTCGCCACGGAGCAGATCGATTCCGCCGATCAGGCCGTAGGTGGTGGCCCCCTTCTCACGGTGCCAGGCTTCGAGGGCGAGGCGCGCGTCGCGCGAGGCTTCGGTCTGAAGGATGCCGGGACCCTGCGCATCCTGGAAGTCCTGGGTGCGCGAGGTCGAAGCCGTGGTGGGACGGAACTCCAGCACCGAGGTGGAGTCGGTGTCGTAGAGCCCGGCCGGGTTCTGAGCGAAGTCCCAGAGCTCGATCGAGTTGGCCGCGTCGGGGATCACCATCGTCAGCCGGCCCATCCCCAGCAGCCGAGGGCTGCGGGCGATCGGATCGGGCGGGAGCTCGTACCCGGCGCGCGTGGGATCCACGTACTGGGCGCTGGCGGCGGAGACGACAACCGCCAAAGCGAGGAAGACTTGTGTGGTGCATGCGCCCAAACGGACCCAGCGCCCTGGGTTCATTCCGACTCCTTTCCGTGATCTCACGTCGAGTACGGGGTGACCGTCACGCGGAGGAAAACGCCTTCACCTTCCGGCGAAAGTGCGCTCGGTCAACGAGGTGCGCCAAGCACGGAGCGCGCATGTTAGGCGAGACGTTGCGAGAGTGTCAACGCTCAACCCGCCGCCGCGGGCCCGAGACGTACGGTGAATCCGGCACGAAGAACCGCCAGCGCCTCGCCTGCGCCCGCCGGATCCCGATGCGGGGCGAGCGGGCGATCGGAAGTACCGCGCCGCCTCGCCTGCCGCCGATCCACAGCCGGGAGCGGGTCAGATCCAGCCCGTCGTGCCGCCGATCGAGCGCCAGGGCCTGCCCCACGCAGCCCGGTCCTCGCGCCAGTCGAGCGAGTTCGGTCACGCCACGACGCCGCCTCATCCGTTCGATCCCGGCCAGCGGCTGGAGCGCCCGGATCAGC
Above is a genomic segment from Candidatus Sulfotelmatobacter sp. containing:
- a CDS encoding TonB-dependent receptor encodes the protein MLQNGKDPIPYANVKILGGPRLGALTDENGAFSIPGVPVGSWQIQAEPIGYDKQVQTIQVNAGQTATVTFSVGETKVVKQIEEIEVRAEKRIDTKSSTTKQTISAEKLKELPVDNLNQAIATKAGVVAMGGDLHFRGGRAGEVKFQFDGVEVSDPLSGRGANIATLAVAGTDVLSGGFDAEYGNALSGVVNVSTKEGTDRFGGDIRWDTDRYGDPTKTYDNFDRFTFGFGGPTPIRNLTYFATYEGTFSDTYLKSSMTRPSATLLDFLRFGNRQSNTVNTNFKLAYRLNSKNKVTLETVNNRNIFTPYNHMWSREGFVKVTYDTTPGTGALTPRYGTWSFTKDDSTFMPMNMPDHVPTTDDRYRQYTAVWTNQISDKSVLSTRLSTLSFNTQTSVRGLQPWEYDTQTPFFWNGNISPGTENNPYYATHGDFPVWSLNESSTSELKSDFSSRRWKNHTIKTGIEAKYNMVRNLTLNGPNLEANGLPGQSRSDFLNYNPEGAAYVQDRWEFEGLVLNAGLRYDMFTPGPQIADADLASGKRYKQQLSPRLGIAYPISDKDVLSFHYGWTYQTPSRAVIFQNREIDASVNTRGNPDLEPETNISYQAGVQHLFSRDVSGQFSVFFKDIYGLITVRQERDQFGNLVNVFFNGDYASARGFEASISKSFSHKFSAEINYSYQIATGVASDPTAALQFFNGGQLYLPISEQPLDWDQRNTLSLQGVVRDPGKWGFRMLWSYGSGFPFTPTFRNDRKPDPSLDNSRRQPSVSRLTVDGDKYYKIWGQNVTLFFDARNVLNATTILSLTQNSFPNNNVDRAGGSDYLIYYTETGRAGGAYLQDINGDNVDDWVPVHDPRVFDEGRNVRLGVSVSF